In Thermotoga sp., a single window of DNA contains:
- a CDS encoding carbohydrate ABC transporter permease, which translates to MKRKVVPWLMVLPVLALFLAMTIYPFGFMIWASFRDYDLSRSAETHFIGLSNYFQIFKDSTAIESMKFTAKLLSIAVPVELVLGVLIAFLIRGVRGERIIRSSLLIPMMIPPAVSGVAWKMLYNFAFGPMNWFLSLFGVPKISWLGDPFYAQLGIIVIDVWQWTPFIFLMIYAGLQSIPQDLIDAARVDGADWGRVFLHVEFPLLRPLILVALVLRIIDCLKTFDIVFMTTWSGPGSATHTYSFYIYKVGVSFGWNIGYASALSVLLLIVAIILVNVVFRLVKMRQQLGFGGEE; encoded by the coding sequence ATGAAGCGAAAAGTCGTTCCCTGGTTGATGGTTCTTCCCGTTCTTGCGCTCTTTCTTGCAATGACGATATATCCATTTGGTTTCATGATTTGGGCTTCCTTCAGAGATTACGATCTGTCTAGAAGTGCCGAAACACACTTCATTGGTCTTTCAAATTACTTCCAGATTTTTAAAGACTCAACCGCTATAGAATCCATGAAATTCACTGCAAAGCTCCTCTCGATAGCAGTCCCTGTAGAGCTTGTCCTTGGTGTTCTCATAGCTTTCCTGATAAGGGGTGTCAGGGGAGAAAGGATCATCAGGTCTTCCCTCCTCATTCCCATGATGATTCCACCTGCCGTTTCTGGTGTTGCCTGGAAGATGCTCTACAACTTTGCTTTTGGCCCGATGAACTGGTTTTTATCGCTCTTTGGTGTGCCGAAGATTTCGTGGTTGGGGGATCCGTTTTACGCACAACTTGGGATTATAGTAATAGATGTCTGGCAATGGACTCCTTTCATCTTCCTCATGATCTACGCAGGGCTTCAATCCATCCCCCAGGATCTCATCGATGCAGCCCGTGTGGATGGTGCTGACTGGGGGAGGGTTTTTCTTCATGTGGAGTTTCCCCTCCTGAGACCTTTGATCCTTGTTGCTCTTGTTCTGAGGATCATTGACTGTTTGAAGACATTTGACATCGTTTTCATGACAACCTGGAGTGGCCCAGGATCTGCAACTCACACCTACAGCTTTTACATCTACAAAGTGGGTGTTTCTTTTGGATGGAACATCGGTTATGCTTCGGCGCTGAGTGTATTGCTTTTGATCGTGGCCATAATCCTTGTAAACGTGGTCTTCAGGCTTGTGAAGATGAGGCAACAGCTGGGATTCGGAGGTGAAGAATAA